Proteins encoded within one genomic window of Oryza brachyantha chromosome 7, ObraRS2, whole genome shotgun sequence:
- the LOC102701192 gene encoding vacuole membrane protein KMS1-like, which yields MATAGAAAGAEDQALSELHEKHRIDLERLTLTSQPFRTFALFALAIGESIKSTCVCVLKESARLKFLVFLVVSAWVMLLVTDGPHEKHVQELLWYVRFGLWWVILGVASSIGLGSGLHTFVLYLGPHIALFTIKAVHCSRTDLKSAPYDTIVLKMRPSWLEKDCLEFGPPMYQDTIPFSKILHEVHLEAFLWGIGTALGELPPYFLSRAARMSGRKLDELGELDASITGEGFLSSTLHRAKRWLMSHSEHLNFPTILLLASVPNPLFDLAGILCGQFNIPFWKFFLATLIGKAVIKVYIQTTLVITLCNNQLLELLEKRIMWVFGNVPVVSSVLPSLVGKLKTAKKKFLSASVAASASSAVKETKWNLSFSLIWNTIVWLLIMNFIVQIITSTAQSYLKRQQELETRKKLSATCTVSEPSPVL from the exons ATGGcaaccgccggcgccgccgccggcgccgaggacCAGGCCTTGTCCG aGCTTCATGAAAAGCATCGAATTGACCTGGAGAGATTAACGCTGACTTCTCAGCCATTCAGAACGTTCGCATTATTTGCATTAGCCATTGGAGAAAGTATAAAAAgcacatgtgtgtgtgttctgAAAGAAAGTGCTCGATTGAAgttcttggtttttttggttgtCTCTGCCTGGGTTATGCTCTTGGTCACTGATGGCCCACATGAAAAG CATGTCCAGGAGCTGCTTTGGTATGTCAGATTTGGATTATGGTGGGTCATACTAGGGGTGGCTTCATCCATTGGATTAG GTTCTGGTTTGCATACATTTGTATTGTATTTAGGGCCTCATATTGCCCTTTTTACAATCAAAGCAGTCCATTGTAGTCGAACTGATTTAAAGAGTGCTCCTTATGATACTATTGTCCTTAAAATGAGACCTTCGTGGTTGGAGAAAGACTGTCTAGAATTTGGACCTCCAATGTACCAGGATACAATTCCATTTAGCAAAATACTGCACGAAGTTCACCTTGAAGCTTTTCTCTGGGGCATTGGAACTGCACTTGGAGAACTTCCTCCATATTTCCTCTCGAGAGCAG CTAGGATGTCAGGACGCAAACTAGACGAGCTAGGAGAGTTGGATGCTTCTATTACAGGAGAAGGTTTCTTATCCTCAACCCTGCATCGGGCTAAAAGATGGCTTATGTCTCACTCAGAGCATCTTAACTTCCCTACCATCCTGTTACTTGCTTCG GTGCCAAACCCCCTCTTTGATCTTGCCGGTATTTTGTGTGGGCAATTTAACATTCCATTCTGGAAGTTCTTTCTAGCAACTTTAATCGGAAAGGCTGTTATTAAGGTTTATATCCAG ACAACGCTAGTAATTACTCTCTGCAATAACCAACTTCTTGAATTGCTGGAGAAAAGGATTATGTGGGTATTTGGCAATGTTCCTGTGGTATCATCTGTTCTTCCCTCTTTAGTTGGCAAGTTGAAGACAGCaaagaaaaagtttttatcaGCTAGTGTTGCTGCATCAGCTTCAAGTGCTGTAAAG GAAACGAAGTGGAACCTGTCATTCTCTCTAATCTGGAATACCATAGTGTGGCTTTTGATCATGAACTTCATCGTTCAGATTATTACTTCTACAGCACAAAGCTATCTCAAGAGGCAACAAGAGCTAGAGACCCGTAAGAAGTTGTCAGCGACATGTACAGTTTCTGAACCTTCCCCTGTGTTATGA
- the LOC102701468 gene encoding fatty-acid-binding protein 1, producing MVSPRFTTATFPRLLPPPPPNRPAFAAALAAAAVAAAAAAAASRTFTAKSAGRPPLPHPAPSAPLWASLSLADGAAPGSVEPRTGAAFPTETAGGRRLLGVGLRRTTILGLKSIDVYAFGVYADDHDLKQLREKYQNLPVAELKENAELINDALESDIRMTVRLQIVYGRLSIRSVRSAFEKSVGSRLKKFGGSDTNELLQSFVSLFKDEYKLPKGSVIELSRESGHVLKITIEGEELGSIQSKLLCKSILDLYIGEDPFDKNAKDSIQENMASILKN from the exons ATGGTATCCCCCCGCTTCACCACCGCCACCTTCCCGCGCCTGCTCCCTCCCCCGCCACCCAACCGgccggccttcgccgccgcactcgccgcggcggccgtagcggcggcggctgcagcAGCCGCCAGCCGCACCTTCACCGCCAAATCTGCCGggcggccgccgctcccgcaCCCCGCTCCATCGGCCCCTCTCTgggcctccctctccctggccgacggcgccgcccccgGCTCCGTGGAGCCCCGAACCGGCGCCGCATTCCCCACCGAGACTGCTGGCGGGCGCCGCCTTCTCGGCGTCGGCCTCCGCAGGACCACCATCCTCGGCCTCAAGTCCATCGACGTCTACGCGTTTG GTGTTTATGCGGATGACCACGATTTGAAACAGCTGAGGGAGAAGTACCAGAACCTCCCTGTCGCTGAACTGAAGGAGAATGCAGAGCTGATCAACGATGCGTTAGAGAGTGACATACGGATGACGGTTAGGCTTCAGATAGTGTATGGGAGGTTGAGCATTCGCTCCGTGCGAAGCGCGTTCGAGAAGAGCGTAGGAAGCAGGCTAAAGAAGTTTGGGGGATCAGACACTAATGAGTTGCTTCAGAG TTTTGTTTcacttttcaaggatgaataCAAATTACCAAAGGGGTCCGTGATTGAGCTCTCAAGAGAATCAGGCCATGTGCTTAAAATAACTA TTGAAGGAGAAGAATTGGGGAGCATACAGAGCAAGCTTCTGTGCAAGTCTATTTTAGATCTTTACATTGGAGAAGATCCATTTGACAAAAATGCGAAAGACAGCATCCAAGAAAATATGGCTTCTATTCTTAAAAACTAG